Below is a genomic region from Rosa chinensis cultivar Old Blush chromosome 5, RchiOBHm-V2, whole genome shotgun sequence.
TCAAAGTTAAGTAGGAATTGTGAAATTGACATTGTTGAGTTAGAGAAACAAATGAGAGTATAGGAACATCACGATTCTAAGTCTTTAGCCTAAGTGAGGTTACTGTGTTTCAAAATGAGTTAGGACTAATGATAAGTTTACTTGTTTGGAATGGAAAAAAGTCATGAATTGCAGACAATTTGACGTATAATAATTGTACACATGTCATAGTCTAATTAAAGCGTCAAATCACGTGTTAATGCTAACGTAGTTTGACCGTATCACTGAAAAATTTATCCTTATATATGTTAGTAAATGCAAGAAATCTCATATATCGAAATcattctcttcattttcattttcattttcattctaGATAAGCAAACGTGCCATAAATTTCTATCACAAATGATGTGGCATTAGCCACATCATTTCCAACATGGATTACAAATGCCACATCATTTCCAAATTGTATTAATTGAATTTCTACATTAACTTTTAAATTCATTGAATTTCCACATTCAATTTTCTctaatttctcattttctggGTCTCTTCTCAAagcaaaaaatttgaaaagctCAAAACCAGATGATTTTTCATATCTTTATCAAATTCAAAACTATAAATTTTGAAGTCTAAATTGTACAATTTGGGTTTATATTGATCTTATAGCATATATGATGATTGCCGTAGAAGATCAATCAACCATGGAAACAAGATTTCATTATGATTCAACAAATATAACCATAACCCATAAAGATGCATAGCAAATCATtgttccaaaaaataaaaattttatcaACTGCATGTGTTGGCTAGATTGGAGACTTGGAGTTCAAACATGCTTAATTGAATTGGTATTGACAACGAAGATCCACCTTAGTTTTTCATAAAGCTTCTTGTTTGTAGATAATCTTATGGTGGCAATGTTAGTTTTGTTTGGTACCTGCATCTTATGTGGGAAGCATGTTGAGAAGAGTTAATGGGATTAGTAATTAGGGtttcaaaatttgataagaAAATTTTAAGAGAATTCAATCTCAAATTTCTTAAGCTAATCAGAAAATCCATTTTACTACTGTTTGTAAAAAAAAGTGTTGATGTGGCTAATGCCTAATGCCACATAATTTGGTATTCAATTTTGGTAAAATATTTTGGGATATGTACTCTAAATTTTATCATGAATTTGATTCCCCATGTAACTTTTCTAACATGGTCCAAGACAAGTGCTCGACATTTTCGTCTCTAAACTAGTTTAGTTAACATCGAAGACAATTACTCTCCTATACAAAATCTAGCCCATTGTTTAAAAAAGCccaaaaatcaaagaaagcCCAATACCATAGTCATAGAAGTCCGGTGAGCTAGTTCGAGCCAGCCATCGCAGAGACCTGAGCTaagagagtgagtgagtgacGGAGTCGTctaagagaagaagatgaacacAGACATCACAGCGTCGACGAAGCCCGAGTACCCTGTCTTAGATCGGAACCCTCCCTTCACCAGAGTCGTCGGCAATTTCAGCACCCTCGACTATTTCCGATTCGCCACCATCACCGGCGTCTCCGTCACCGTCGGCTACCTCTCgggtacctctctctctctctctctctctctctctcaaaccacatcttcttcttctttctcctgATCTCAAATTGATTATAATTTCTGTAATTTGCTGCAATTTTAGGAATTAAGCCGGGAATTAGAGGGCCGTCTATGGTGACCGGAGGTCTGATTGGAGTGATGGGCGGGTTCATGTACGCTTACCAGAACTCGGCGGGTCGCATCATGGGCTTTTTCCCCAACGACCGTGAGGTAGCCCATtacaagaaatgaaaatgttttATGCACATTTTCTATTTAGGGTTTGTAATAATCGGATTGTTCCTTTTTGGCTGAAATTTGAGTTCGTCTATTCATACAATGCTGTGTTTTGAGCTGCTGAAATGTCATTGAAGAACTCCAAATAAGATGGTGTTATGCAATTTATCTGACATTTTGTGTTTTAAGCAAAATTCAGTTCTTATCTTACTGCTTTCTCGAGCTTCTTCCTGTTAGTTCTAATGTTCTCTTTTCAGTTTTCATCATCGCTCATCTTAGCAGCACTTTTATTGACTTAGAACTTAGAGAAATTTTAGTTTAGTGGTTAAgtttaattttagtttagtGGTTAAGTTTAGTTTCCAGATTCCTGGCTCTCTTTTGTGTGATTTTTTGCTTTACAAATACTCTGGCTTGTGATTTTCTTTAAGCGCTGTATGCATAATGCATCTTTCAGGGATTTGAAGTTTGAACCCCTTGCACTTCTTTCCTCCCACTTTTTCATATTAGTCAACAGAATGTATGCATTTTTCAGTAACTGATCGCGCACATTTTTTGTTGTCTAATCATGATTGTGAGCCTTGCATTAAGAAAGAAATTATAGTTCACTGTAGCTTTGTTCTTTAGTGATAATTAAATCTTTAAACTTAGGAGCCTTGTAGTAAGAAAGAAAGTGTGGTTCATAATAGCTTTGTTCTTTCCTGCCAACTTTAAATTGAATCCTTAAATGTAGGAGCACTGTAGTAAAACTTCTGGTTCTTGTTTGTGATTGGCACTTGAGGACATAATTTCCATCTGGGAAAAATCGCTTTGAGTGTAGATCAATGAGGGCTTGACATAGCAAGTGATGATCAGTAGTTGTAGAGGTTAATTCATGAAATTTGTGAGCCTATGTACTCTTCCTAGATGAGACTAAAAAAGGTGGATGAAGGAGTACATGACAATGAGTGCTGAAGAATATGGAGCATGGAGTAAGGAAAAGATAGGTAAAGCAGTGAAGCAGGGAGTGTGACAAGCTAATTGTTCCCTGTATAGGAATGCTGACCGAATTAATCCTGTTTCTTTAAGAGGGACTTGGTTTAAAGAATGAAGAATTTGCTTTTGTATGCAGCTTGTGGATCATTCTACATGATTATGGCAGTTTGCTTCAGAGGCTGCGATTTTAACAACTATTACGTGAATTTTTGACGTTTATGACCATAAATTTGGCTGTGAGCAAAGAACAGTAGTCATCATATGTGAAAATGGGAGTTTTAAAAGATTTTCCTTTTGAGCAAAGGTTGGTTCTAATTAGATGTCAACTTCCAGCTATGAACTTATGGGGCTTTATGATTGGAGTAGTATTGTCTGATGTATGTGGAAATGGTACTCTGGTGGTATTGGTGTTAAGTAGCACAAGGTTTTtgagttgtttttgtttttatgtttcttttatttatttatttataaactcAAGAAGGCCTTCAAGTGCTCGTAGCTTCTAGGGCCAGTAAAATAAATAACCGAAAGATTGGGCTTCCCTTCTTTTGCATATCTTGAAGCGCGCACACAAGCCCATTGACACACAAATTACACTGGATGGAGATATGGGTAGGATAGTGGGGTGCATTTGACAAGGGAATAACAGATTTGGGAATGTGAATGGTATTACATTGTGTGTATTGTTGTATGTATGACGTATTATTAGTTGTGTATGATTGATAATTTGATATGCATCATTGACTTCTGAATAAGAAGACATACAGATGTGATAACATATTATTATAATACATTTTGAGCCTTCTAAACTTAATCAAATGCCGCTAGGTTTTCGCATGTGTTTGCAGATGAATGAATTGTTCTTGTAACCACAACAAGTTGAGATTACAATAGTCTTATCCAGTAGTAAAAGCAAATATAGAAAGCAATATGAAGTCAGGCTTGGTGTCAAGGAAGGAAGGATGAATAACTGTGGTCAAAATTGTTGATTGGTAAAATGGCTTATTACTCTTGGAAATATACAGGGCCGTAGGGACGCATTGTTTAGAGAAGCCTGGTAACCTTTTCTGAAATGAGAAAGTACTGGAAAGGAGGCAATCTCAATCTCAAACGTCTTTCTGGAAAACAAATACAGTACTGTATTAGATTCTCTTTGCTCTAGATTTGTTTCTTGCTGAGTTGTTGAGTTGCTTGAGCCTTTTAAAAGCACATGGATGATTGCTAATTTGAAACATGTCATTGTACGTCATATTTTCTTGGTATAAGAAGTAAAGCAAAGGAAGCTGATCTCATCCCACCATGaccctttgttcttttttatttatttatgggtTCGTTGTTGTGCTTGTTGTTTACTAAGCTTTTGGACTTTGTGTTTTGGCAGAAAGTAAAAAGAACAATCCACCCACTTAATTAACTCGCTTACGAAAGGGTAGCAAAGGATCAAAGATCTGCGTTTTGTAGCTTTATTTGGAACGTTCCTCCTCGTCCTCCATTATTTGTTCACTATCGCTTGAGAATTGAGATGAGTACAAATCGTAGTTGATCTGATGGAGATAATAgctttcttcttcgtcttcttcttcttccatcatAACAGACAGCGGCAGGGAGAAGGTCTTGAGTGAAGCGGCCCGGCCGACAGATACATTGACATGACCATCCAATAAGAAATCGCCTAGTATACGTACAAATGGAGggtgtgttttttctttctatacGTACCAAATAATTAAGCAACAGCAAATCTAGCTAGCGACGGTGTGGTTGAATTGAATTAGTCGTCCCCTCCCCCTGGCGCTTAGGGCTGGCTTGTATTTGTATGACGTAGTAGATGACTTTTGCATCCACCATGTATGTGACGTTTGATCAAATGTCAATTGCGTTTTATAACAAGATGCCTTAATGTGgtggttggttttgttttgacaAAGAAGGACCCACATCACATGAAAAATTAAGTTGCATTCTTGTGCTTACTATTTTCAGtctttttatacatacataattctctctccatctctctgaaaatatatatttattgtgaAGATACTAGATATTTAGGTAGTGTCCGTTGTATGCAGCACAAGGAGCTTCTTGGAAGCACCCAAAACAGGAAACGGCTTGTATTATGTGAaccattttatatatatatatatatatatatatatatatatcatattacTCAGATGATAATGATGATTTATGATTATCTGTTCGACCGACTAGGATCGAGTTGTCCTAGAGAATTTTACTGGTAACTTTACTTTCcatatcaaaaataaaaaataaaaacaaaaaacctggGCGGAGATATAATCAGGATAGTACCAGAATAaggctttcttttttttggtcttgtACCAGAATAAGCTACTCATAATCAAACTTAGCTTTTGACTATACTTTATGTATGTAAATGAAATGCTGATGTGTTGAAGATAAGGAGAGTAGGACCCTACTCACAACAAGAAGCTGCCCATCATCTTTGTCCTTCTCTTTATTTACTTCACAGGAAAGGAAATTAAGCACCAGGCAACAAGATTCTCCTTTTCTTAGGCTccatcgatctctctctcttttttatatGAACCCCTTGATTATCAATCATCAATCATCAATCATTATCAGATCTCAGTTCCCAAAACATTTACTTATACCTGATCTGTAGGTGCCCAAATTCCATTCCCTTTGAAAACGTGCAGGGAATAAATAAAGCTCCAGGACTGGAAGCTCCTGATCGTGTTCatccctagctagctagctcctTTAACCGGCCGCTTTATAGGCTTTATGAAAGATCGATCGATCGATCGATCACTAGCTCTACTTCATTACCAGTATTAGCAGGCATAGTGAAAAACGCGTGAGAACTGAGAGAGACAAGTATTCGAGTTTTGGTCGTCGTGTACGTGCTTGCACTCACAGCGACTGAAACAGTGGCTCTCAGACTAGCTAGCTAGGGCACAAAGATGGAAAGGAAAAACGCGTTGCACGCATGCACATCACATCAGACCACATGGTTTAGGCTAAAGTAAAAAGGAGACAAGGGCCACCCATGCATGCACCAATACTGCAATGACTACAAACATTTAAATTCATTTGGAATCTTGACGTGCCATCTAACAATTACAAACTAAATGGACATTTCGTGCAGTTGCATTGCATTTagtgttctaaaaatcgctagGGTCGGTGGAGCAGGAGTTGTTTTGATAGATAGGTTTTAAGTCatcgtgtatatatatataaccttaaTCATTTTTGGAATTGGAGTTAATAATGgaaaacgttttttttttttttttgagaatgaatgGAAAATGTTGTTTAAACTCTCAATTATAAAATATAATCTCATGAGACGTCctttcagaaaaaataaaaaaataaaaaaaatctcataaGACGAGTAAGCTCCACCTACATCGCAGGTTCGCGGAACGTGACGGTGACGTGAGGCGTAGCAACCTTCCAGGCAAGCGCGTGCTTTGTAAAGACAgcccttcttttcctcttaaTCACGATAATGCCATTTGACCGTCGTACTCCAAATCTGGGTAAACGAAACCATGCCGTAAAAGGGTTcctggttttgttttgtattaaaTCTCACTGCATGCCCTTATCATTTAGGTAGCaaccgactctctctctctctctctgttgctCAAAGCAGCTATTTATATATGTAACTGTTTAAAACTGCCCCGTCGATACAGAGTCATTAGAGTTCTATACAAGTATATAggaaacaaatgaagcaaaaatTGATTGCTATAAATGAGAGTTTTGCAGGCCATGAACTCTATTTTAGGCTATTAGCATCCATCATTCTTAAAGAAAACGATTGAATACTCAAATAATGGTCCAACCATTTAATAGCATTTCGCTACTTGTGTAATAAATTTAAGAaacataaaatgaaaatatgagtgttttttgttattttatcaTGATACTTTTATTGATTGGGCGGACCTGCCCACATGGCAAAGTtgtcaaaataaaaacatctcATGTGATCTTACACACTTAATGATGTAATAATTAAATTTTTCTAGAGCATAGTATTTGATAAAGTTGTAATCATGTAAAACGTTAGTGTAATTGGTTGTATGAGCAGAGTTTTATATTCATTAAaggcag
It encodes:
- the LOC112166494 gene encoding NADH-ubiquinone oxidoreductase 20.9 kDa subunit; the encoded protein is MNTDITASTKPEYPVLDRNPPFTRVVGNFSTLDYFRFATITGVSVTVGYLSGIKPGIRGPSMVTGGLIGVMGGFMYAYQNSAGRIMGFFPNDREVAHYKK